The following coding sequences lie in one Flavobacteriales bacterium genomic window:
- a CDS encoding M61 family metallopeptidase yields the protein MKYKVFHQQPNSRYIDIEFTIDNVNSNMLQIQLPAWRPGRYELGNFAKNIQKWAAFDEKGKSLKSEKVSKDLWEVQTKGVKSVTLKYNYFANELNAGSSFIDDSQLYVNGVNCFLYVPERINEPCELELNIPKNFSVATGLTPKSKNKFVTKDFHELVDCPFIASNNLKHHSFTEQKVNFNIWFNGECKPYFKKLETDFKKFCKAQIQAFGGFPAKDYHFLIQVLPYKAYHGVEHSNSTVITIGPSYDVFNNPDWYNELLGVSSHELYHTWNVKQIRPIEMFPYNYTKENYSPMGYLCEGVTTYMGDKFLFTSGVFNWEQYAKTFNELLLRHYHNTAIDNYSVVQSSLDTWLDGYVKGVPGRKTSIYTEGALIAFITDVFILKSTKNAKSLHDVMKMLYTEFAKKGKGVSDADYKNTVEKIAGKSFDNIYKNLIHDKKDFTPLIKNNLDYLGIELTITPTNNFNESYLGFKTRYENGKCFIDNIYPNSIAEQQGLTINDEVIAINGYKIVNDLELWSNYFNKDEQFLIVKKELGLTEPITLKSGKELFFKTYRISTPKTTNKNFVSWKK from the coding sequence ATGAAATACAAAGTCTTTCATCAACAGCCCAACAGTAGATATATTGATATTGAATTTACTATTGACAACGTGAATTCTAACATGCTTCAAATACAACTCCCTGCTTGGCGACCAGGAAGGTATGAATTAGGAAATTTTGCCAAAAACATCCAAAAATGGGCGGCTTTTGATGAGAAAGGCAAAAGTTTAAAAAGCGAAAAAGTATCGAAAGACTTGTGGGAAGTGCAGACCAAAGGAGTTAAATCTGTTACCCTAAAATATAATTATTTTGCGAACGAACTCAATGCTGGTTCTTCTTTTATTGATGATAGTCAATTGTACGTAAATGGTGTAAACTGCTTTTTATATGTTCCTGAACGAATTAACGAACCATGTGAATTGGAATTAAATATCCCTAAAAACTTTTCGGTAGCAACGGGGTTAACACCAAAAAGCAAAAACAAATTTGTAACAAAAGACTTTCACGAGTTAGTTGATTGTCCTTTTATTGCTAGCAACAACCTAAAACACCATTCATTTACTGAGCAAAAAGTGAATTTTAATATTTGGTTTAATGGAGAGTGCAAACCCTACTTTAAAAAGCTGGAAACCGATTTTAAAAAATTCTGTAAAGCTCAAATTCAAGCCTTTGGAGGTTTTCCTGCTAAAGACTACCATTTTTTAATTCAGGTATTGCCTTACAAAGCTTACCACGGAGTTGAACACAGCAATTCTACAGTTATTACAATTGGTCCATCATACGATGTTTTTAACAACCCTGATTGGTATAATGAACTATTGGGTGTGAGTTCTCATGAATTGTATCATACATGGAACGTAAAACAAATTCGTCCCATCGAAATGTTTCCCTACAATTATACCAAGGAAAACTATTCGCCAATGGGTTATTTATGTGAAGGAGTTACTACTTACATGGGCGATAAGTTTTTGTTTACTTCTGGTGTTTTTAACTGGGAACAATATGCTAAAACGTTTAACGAGTTGTTGTTACGTCATTACCACAATACTGCAATCGACAATTATTCTGTTGTTCAATCATCGTTAGACACTTGGCTGGATGGTTATGTAAAAGGTGTTCCTGGCAGAAAAACATCTATTTATACCGAAGGAGCGTTAATTGCATTTATAACGGATGTTTTTATTTTAAAAAGCACTAAAAATGCCAAATCTTTACACGATGTAATGAAAATGCTTTATACCGAGTTTGCAAAAAAAGGAAAAGGCGTTTCTGATGCTGATTACAAAAATACTGTAGAAAAAATTGCAGGAAAATCGTTTGACAACATTTACAAAAACCTTATTCACGACAAAAAAGATTTTACCCCTTTAATAAAAAATAACTTAGATTATTTAGGAATTGAATTAACAATAACTCCTACCAACAATTTTAACGAGAGTTATTTAGGTTTTAAAACGCGTTACGAAAATGGAAAATGCTTCATCGACAACATTTACCCTAATTCTATTGCAGAACAACAAGGTTTAACCATTAATGATGAAGTTATTGCTATAAACGGATATAAAATAGTTAACGATTTAGAGTTGTGGAGCAATTATTTCAATAAAGATGAACAATTTTTAATCGTTAAAAAAGAATTAGGATTAACCGAACCCATTACATTAAAATCGGGAAAAGAGTTGTTTTTCAAAACTTACCGTATTTCAACCCCAAAAACTACCAATAAAAATTTTGTTAGTTGGAAAAAATAA
- the truA gene encoding tRNA pseudouridine(38-40) synthase TruA: MSRFFLEIQYHGANYHGWQIQENAHTVQAEINAALSTFLQEEIIVMGCGRTDTGVHAKNYYAHFETEKTVDTQQLTYKLNCILPKDIACSNTILVNDDHHARFSATSRTYEYWIIHTKNPFYTDFAYYHPAKLNVELMNKAAKLLIQHADFSCFSKSNTDTLTNNCTITFAQWEIKNNILVFTITADRFLRNMVRAIVGTLIDVGLEKLEANEINKIIASKNRSNAGTSVPAHGLYLTKVTYPFI; this comes from the coding sequence ATGAGCAGATTTTTTTTAGAAATACAGTACCACGGAGCAAACTACCACGGTTGGCAGATACAAGAGAATGCCCATACTGTTCAAGCTGAAATAAACGCTGCTTTATCTACTTTTTTGCAAGAAGAAATAATAGTAATGGGTTGCGGTAGAACCGACACTGGAGTTCACGCCAAAAACTATTATGCTCATTTTGAAACCGAAAAAACAGTTGATACTCAACAACTCACTTATAAACTCAACTGTATTTTGCCAAAAGACATTGCTTGTTCAAATACCATTTTGGTAAACGACGACCATCATGCACGATTTTCGGCAACATCACGTACTTACGAATATTGGATTATTCATACCAAAAACCCGTTTTACACCGATTTTGCCTATTATCACCCTGCAAAACTAAATGTAGAGTTAATGAACAAAGCCGCAAAATTGCTTATTCAACATGCCGATTTTTCGTGTTTTAGTAAAAGTAATACCGATACCTTAACCAACAATTGCACAATTACTTTTGCTCAGTGGGAAATAAAAAATAACATTCTGGTATTTACCATTACAGCCGACCGTTTTTTGCGAAACATGGTTAGAGCAATTGTAGGCACTTTGATTGATGTTGGTTTAGAAAAACTAGAAGCAAATGAAATCAATAAAATAATAGCATCAAAAAACCGTTCAAATGCTGGGACAAGTGTTCCTGCTCACGGATTATATTTAACCAAAGTAACTTATCCATTTATATAA
- a CDS encoding ABC transporter ATP-binding protein: protein MKYTNPYKGVFYFTALLSVVLAFVALVRPVLIQQTIDENIKNFDGEGLLTMTIILIGFLLLESVFEYLFNYLGNLLGQNVIRDLRNQVFKHVLEFRLKHFDNTPIGQLVTRTVSDIETIAEMFSGGILVIIGDLLKIVTIICYMLYKQWDLALMTLIPIPLLFLATSVFKKVIKKAFQEVREEVAKLNTFVQEHITGMSIVQIFNREEVEMNKFSNINKNHRDAHIKTVWAYSVFFPIVEILSAASIALMVWYGFKEVAALHTTPGTIFSFILFIYMLYRPIRQLADRFNTLQMGMVSSERVFKLLDTNSTIENSGTLTAKELNGNIEFKNVWFAYNDEEWVLKDISFKIKKGEALALVGATGAGKSSIINLIGRYYEINKGEILIDEINIKDIELNLLRKHISVVLQDVFLFSDTIYNNITLYSPDITEQKVIEAAQKVGAHDFISKLPGGYQYNVKERGALLSAGQRQLISFIRAYVHQPEILILDEATSSIDSESEALIQHATEVLTKDRTSIIVAHRLSTIKNATKILVIDKGLIVEEGSHNELINTAGYYKKLYDYQFKNEPVN, encoded by the coding sequence ATGAAATACACCAATCCCTACAAAGGTGTGTTTTATTTCACTGCTTTATTAAGCGTTGTATTGGCTTTTGTGGCTTTGGTTCGCCCAGTCTTAATACAACAAACCATTGATGAAAACATAAAAAACTTTGATGGCGAAGGTTTACTTACCATGACCATAATTTTGATTGGTTTTTTATTGTTGGAATCTGTTTTTGAGTATTTATTCAATTATTTGGGCAACTTGTTGGGACAAAACGTAATTCGTGATTTACGAAACCAAGTGTTTAAACACGTTTTGGAATTCCGTTTAAAACACTTCGACAATACCCCTATTGGTCAGTTGGTTACACGAACAGTTTCTGACATTGAAACCATTGCCGAAATGTTTTCGGGCGGTATTTTAGTCATAATTGGTGATTTACTAAAAATCGTAACCATAATTTGCTACATGCTTTACAAACAATGGGATTTAGCTTTAATGACCTTAATACCAATTCCATTATTGTTTTTAGCCACATCGGTATTTAAAAAAGTGATAAAAAAAGCTTTCCAAGAAGTACGTGAAGAAGTAGCTAAACTCAACACTTTTGTTCAAGAACACATTACAGGGATGTCAATTGTACAGATTTTTAACCGTGAAGAAGTTGAAATGAATAAATTCTCGAACATCAACAAAAACCATAGAGACGCTCACATCAAAACCGTTTGGGCTTATTCCGTTTTCTTTCCAATTGTAGAAATTTTATCAGCGGCATCCATTGCATTAATGGTTTGGTATGGGTTTAAAGAAGTAGCAGCACTTCATACCACACCAGGAACTATTTTCTCTTTTATCTTGTTTATATACATGTTGTATCGCCCAATTCGTCAATTGGCAGATAGATTCAATACCCTACAAATGGGAATGGTAAGTTCTGAACGTGTTTTTAAATTGTTAGACACCAATTCTACCATTGAAAATAGTGGTACGCTTACAGCTAAGGAATTAAATGGGAACATTGAATTTAAAAACGTTTGGTTTGCCTACAACGATGAAGAATGGGTATTAAAAGACATTTCGTTTAAAATTAAAAAAGGCGAGGCTCTGGCTTTGGTAGGTGCTACTGGTGCTGGAAAATCATCTATCATCAACTTAATTGGCAGGTATTACGAAATTAATAAAGGCGAAATTTTAATTGACGAAATTAACATCAAAGACATTGAACTTAACTTGTTACGTAAACACATTTCAGTAGTGTTACAAGATGTGTTTTTGTTTTCCGACACCATTTACAACAACATTACACTTTATAGCCCCGATATTACCGAACAAAAAGTAATTGAAGCTGCACAAAAAGTAGGTGCTCACGATTTTATCAGTAAACTTCCTGGAGGCTACCAATACAATGTTAAAGAACGTGGTGCGTTATTATCTGCTGGGCAACGACAATTAATCTCGTTTATTCGGGCTTATGTTCACCAACCAGAAATTTTAATTTTAGACGAAGCAACATCATCCATAGATAGCGAATCGGAAGCATTGATACAACATGCCACCGAAGTATTAACTAAAGACAGAACATCAATAATTGTTGCACATCGTTTATCAACCATAAAAAACGCTACCAAAATTTTGGTAATTGACAAAGGGTTAATTGTAGAAGAAGGTAGCCATAACGAGTTAATAAATACTGCAGGTTACTACAAAAAACTGTACGATTATCAATTTAAAAATGAACCTGTAAACTAA
- a CDS encoding acyl-CoA reductase, whose translation MSLEKRINAFVELGSFLTQYSSKHQHEALESLNQQFFSDFDILMNNQKPFNGWFTPDNVAFAVESIAKMLRKEELHQWLSNYTINDHTKPKRVGVVMAGNIPLVGFHDFLTVLITGNVLVAKASKEDNLLIKKIAEILIAIEPDFKSKIVFTDKLENFDAVIATGSNNTARYFEYYFGKYPNIIRKNRNSVAVLTGNETAADMMNLGKDIFQYFGLGCRNVSKLYVPKNYSFNLFFESIVNDYKHVVENNKYANNYDYNKAVYLLGSNQLLDNNFVLLKEAESLSSPVAVVHYEYYNSLNEVTTLLENKKEEIQCVVTEANLPNVFKLGQAQQPTLWDYADGVDTVEFLLRL comes from the coding sequence ATGAGTTTAGAAAAAAGAATAAATGCTTTTGTAGAATTAGGAAGTTTTTTAACACAATACAGTTCAAAACATCAGCATGAGGCATTAGAAAGTTTGAACCAGCAATTTTTTAGCGATTTTGATATTTTAATGAACAACCAAAAACCTTTTAACGGCTGGTTTACACCGGATAATGTTGCTTTTGCAGTTGAGTCTATTGCCAAGATGTTAAGAAAGGAAGAATTACATCAATGGTTAAGTAACTATACCATTAATGATCATACAAAACCTAAAAGAGTAGGAGTGGTAATGGCTGGAAATATTCCGTTGGTTGGTTTTCACGATTTTTTAACGGTCTTGATTACAGGTAATGTTTTGGTAGCTAAAGCCTCGAAAGAAGATAATTTGTTGATTAAAAAAATTGCGGAAATTTTAATAGCCATTGAACCTGATTTTAAAAGCAAGATTGTTTTTACTGATAAACTTGAAAATTTTGATGCTGTTATCGCTACCGGAAGCAACAATACGGCACGTTACTTTGAATATTATTTTGGAAAATACCCCAACATTATTCGTAAAAATAGAAACTCGGTAGCCGTGCTAACAGGTAACGAAACTGCCGCCGATATGATGAATTTAGGCAAAGATATTTTCCAATATTTTGGCTTGGGTTGCCGTAATGTTTCTAAGCTGTATGTACCTAAAAATTATAGTTTTAACTTGTTTTTCGAATCTATTGTAAACGATTACAAGCATGTGGTGGAGAATAATAAATATGCTAATAATTACGATTACAACAAAGCTGTTTATTTGTTGGGCAGCAACCAATTGTTAGACAATAATTTTGTGTTGTTAAAAGAAGCAGAATCTTTATCATCTCCAGTTGCAGTAGTACATTACGAGTATTATAATAGTTTAAACGAAGTAACAACATTATTAGAAAATAAAAAAGAAGAAATACAATGTGTGGTTACTGAAGCCAACCTACCAAACGTTTTTAAATTAGGACAAGCTCAACAACCCACTTTATGGGATTACGCTGATGGTGTTGATACGGTAGAGTTTTTGTTGAGGTTGTAA
- a CDS encoding 4Fe-4S dicluster domain-containing protein: protein MAIKITDECINCGACEPECPNNAIYEGGDEWRVSDGTSVSGSFKLRNGQEIDADTTQEPVSTDFYYIVSDKCTECKGFHDEPQCAAVCPVDCCVDDEDIRETEEELLAKKDLLHA, encoded by the coding sequence ATGGCAATTAAAATAACCGACGAATGTATTAATTGTGGAGCTTGCGAGCCAGAATGTCCTAATAACGCTATTTACGAAGGCGGAGATGAATGGAGAGTGAGCGATGGAACTTCTGTAAGCGGAAGTTTTAAGTTAAGAAACGGACAAGAAATTGATGCTGATACTACTCAAGAACCAGTAAGTACTGATTTTTATTATATCGTATCTGATAAATGTACGGAATGTAAAGGTTTTCATGATGAACCTCAATGTGCTGCTGTTTGTCCTGTTGATTGCTGTGTTGACGATGAAGACATAAGAGAAACTGAAGAAGAATTACTGGCTAAAAAAGATTTATTACACGCTTAA
- a CDS encoding TIGR01777 family protein, giving the protein MMINVVITGGSGLIGSQLTQLLINNNYSVTILTRGNRKSSNKLKYSFWDIENQLVDIDVITNADYIIHLAGEGIAEKRWTNKQQQKILQSRVELTSFLFDVLSNHKNQLKAFISASGIGYYGAITTDVVFTEEHINHSDFLGETCMLWENAIDKFNVIGIRTVKLRTGIVLAKDGGALPKMILPFKFGLGSALGSGNQFMPWIHINDLCSMYLKAIQDNNMNGAYNAVVDDATTNSIFTKSLSKVLGKRIVLPNVPSFVLKIMLGKMAVLLLKGSRVSNKKIKDSGFSFQFENLEKALSDLIR; this is encoded by the coding sequence ATAATGATTAATGTTGTTATAACAGGAGGTTCAGGATTGATTGGTTCGCAGTTAACCCAACTGCTTATTAATAATAATTATAGTGTAACAATATTAACTAGAGGTAATAGAAAAAGTTCTAATAAGCTTAAGTATAGTTTTTGGGACATTGAAAATCAATTGGTAGATATAGATGTAATTACAAATGCTGATTATATCATTCATTTGGCTGGTGAAGGTATTGCTGAGAAACGATGGACAAACAAACAACAGCAAAAAATTTTACAAAGCAGAGTAGAACTAACTTCTTTTCTCTTTGATGTATTATCTAATCATAAAAATCAATTAAAGGCTTTTATTTCTGCTTCAGGAATTGGGTATTATGGTGCAATAACTACAGACGTTGTTTTTACTGAAGAGCATATCAATCATTCAGATTTTTTGGGAGAAACGTGTATGTTATGGGAAAATGCTATAGATAAATTTAATGTTATAGGCATTAGAACCGTTAAATTACGTACAGGTATTGTTTTAGCTAAAGATGGTGGAGCATTGCCAAAAATGATTTTACCTTTTAAATTTGGTTTAGGAAGTGCTTTGGGTTCTGGCAATCAATTTATGCCTTGGATACACATCAACGATTTATGTTCGATGTATTTAAAAGCTATTCAAGATAATAACATGAATGGAGCCTATAATGCTGTGGTTGATGATGCTACTACCAATTCTATTTTTACTAAAAGTTTATCAAAAGTATTGGGTAAAAGAATTGTATTACCAAATGTGCCAAGCTTTGTATTAAAAATAATGTTAGGTAAAATGGCTGTTTTGCTTTTAAAAGGTAGTAGAGTAAGTAATAAAAAAATTAAAGATTCAGGTTTTTCTTTTCAGTTTGAAAATTTAGAAAAAGCCTTATCAGACTTAATTCGGTGA